AAAAGCGCATGGATATTGGGGGCTTTTATCGCGGGGGCCATACAGGCTTTCGCGGTCCCGGCTTTTGCGGATGGCGATTCGGCCGGGGGCGTTACAGTGGCGGCCGCGGACGCCGGCGACCCAGGTTTCCTCGGCTCCGCCGGTTCGGCTGAAAAGGAAGCCAAGGTGCATGGCCACGAGGAAGGGCTGGTGGAGCGTCCCGGCATTACCGGCAACTGGGGAGGCTTGCGCGACACGCTGGAAGAAAATGGAATCACGATTGAAATGGTATATACCGGCGAACTGGCCAGCAACTTTTCGGGCGGAGCATTGAACCGCACCGGTAGCCTCTACCATGACAATCTCGACATTACCCTTACACTGGACACTGGCGCGGCGGGTCTATGGAGCGGGGGCACGCTCTTCGTGTATGGACTGCGCAATCACGGGGGTGACCCAACGGGTGAAACCATCGGGGACGTACAGGCCGCCAGCAATATTGAAGCCCCAGACCAGTTCATCGTGCACGAGGCCTGGTTTAACCAGGATTTTGCCGACGGGGCGGTATCGCTCCTGGCCGGACTCCATGACCTCAACTCTGAATTTATGGTGACCAACTACGGCTCGCTATTCATAAACTCCTCGTTCGGCATACAGCCGGATATAAGCGGCAACGTGCCGCTTTCCATCTTTCCCCAGGCGGGGCTGGGAGGGCGCCTGCGCATAAAACCGGCCGAAAGCGTGTATCTGCAGGCGGCCGTTTACGATGGCGACCCCTCCACGCGCGAAGTGTATCCTTCCGAAGGTAATTTGATCATCACCGAGGCCGGGCTGGAGACAGACGGAAGC
This DNA window, taken from Nitrospinota bacterium, encodes the following:
- a CDS encoding carbohydrate porin, with protein sequence MKSAWILGAFIAGAIQAFAVPAFADGDSAGGVTVAAADAGDPGFLGSAGSAEKEAKVHGHEEGLVERPGITGNWGGLRDTLEENGITIEMVYTGELASNFSGGALNRTGSLYHDNLDITLTLDTGAAGLWSGGTLFVYGLRNHGGDPTGETIGDVQAASNIEAPDQFIVHEAWFNQDFADGAVSLLAGLHDLNSEFMVTNYGSLFINSSFGIQPDISGNVPLSIFPQAGLGGRLRIKPAESVYLQAAVYDGDPSTREVYPSEGNLIITEAGLETDGSSYKIGYWSHSAEKVYGEETFDGDFGYYGIIDQALVEFDNEAHSSIGVFLQYGWVPSDRNDITGYIGGGVHLHGLIPTRDVDDLGFAVAHANTHLDAETAYELTYRLVVAPWLSVQPSFQWIKNPGGDATFPMAQVGFLRFEAQL